Proteins encoded in a region of the Vicia villosa cultivar HV-30 ecotype Madison, WI linkage group LG5, Vvil1.0, whole genome shotgun sequence genome:
- the LOC131606076 gene encoding protein SMALL AUXIN UP-REGULATED RNA 12-like — protein MDSKKSNKIREIVKLQQILKKWKKVATNASTNNNSNSSNSSISGSSSGSKSIKFLKRTLSFNDVSISNVDIVPKGFLAVCVGKELKRFIIPMDYLKHQAFEVLLQEAEEEFGFQQEGVLKIPCQVSMFEKILKVVEDKKEDLNLHEFGFNGENDMVSCDVTPTHHAQVCR, from the coding sequence ATGGATTCAAAGAAGTCTAACAAAATAAGAGAGATTGTTAAGCTTCAACAAATCCTCAAGAAGTGGAAAAAAGTTGCTACAAATGCTTCCACTAACAACAACTCGAACTCGAGTAACTCGAGTATTAGTGGTAGTAGTAGCGGTAGTAAAAGTATCAAGTTTTTGAAACGAACTTTATCATTCAACGATGTTTCGATTTCGAATGTGGACATAGTTCCAAAAGGTTTTCTAGCTGTTTGTGTAGGGAAAGAGCTCAAGAGATTCATTATTCCAATGGACTACTTAAAACATCAAGCATTTGAGGTTTTGCTTCAAGAAGCTGAAGAGGAGTTTGGTTTTCAACAAGAAGGTGTACTCAAAATTCCATGTCAAGTATCAATGTTTGAGAAGATATTGAAGGTGGTGGAAGATAAAAAAGAAGACTTAAACTTGCATGAGTTTGGATTCAATGGAGAGAATGACATGGTTAGTTGTGATGTTACTCCCACTCATCATGCTCAAGTTTGTAGATGA
- the LOC131601054 gene encoding uncharacterized protein LOC131601054 has translation MSMISTIHYAMSIRRTNTNAFSPFRIINSSNSNPNNLSVAAAGRGFGDKTNKPNKKGSKESSTKQSQAPRLTSKTNISSEIDFEERLKAVRRSALEKKKAEEKREFGAIDYEAPISSDNKTIGFGTKVGIGVAVAVFGLVFALGDFLPSGSPNEDSAVVNDKLSEKDKAALQSRLKEFEATLSNSPRDPTALEGAAVTLAELGEYSKAASLLDDLTKEKPNDADAFRLLGEVKYELKDFDGSVAAYKSSAKVSEDIKFDVLRGLTNSLLAAKKPDEAVQLLLDCRDRLSSEDLSNKADSSPTDSQKLDPIQVELLLGKAYSDWGHVGDAIAVYDQLISTHPEDFRGYLAKGIILKENKNIGDAERMFIQARFFASDKAKALVDRYSRL, from the exons ATGTCAATGATATCAACCATTCATTATGCAATGTCAATCAGAAGAACCAACACTAACGCTTTCTCTCCGTTTCGAATAATCAATTCCTCCAATTCAAATCCAAATAACCTTTCCGTTGCTGCTGCTGGTCGCGGCTTCGGAGATAAAACCAACAAACCTAACAAAAAGGGTTCAAAGGAATCATCAACTAAACAATCTC AAGCACCGCGTTTAACTTCAAAGACAAACATTTCCTCCGAAATCGACTTTGAAGAACGGTTGAAGGCAGTTAGAAG GTCAGCACTAGAGAAAAAGAAGGCAGAAGAGAAAAGAGAATTTGGAGCAATTGACTATGAGGCGCCTATTTCTTCGGACAATAAAACAATCGGCTTCGGTACCAAG GTTGGAATAGGTGTGGCTGTTGCTGTCTTTGGTCTCGTTTTTGCTTTAGGAGATTTTCTTCCATCCGGAAG TCCCAATGAAGACAGTGCTGTGGTCAATGATAAACTGTCGGAGAAGGATAAAGCTGCTCTTCAG AGTAGGCTTAAGGAATTTGAAGCGACATTAAGTAACTCCCCGAGAGATCCAACGGCTCTCGAA GGTGCTGCAGTAACATTGGCAGAACTAGGGGAATATTCAAAAGCTGCTTCTCTACTCGATGATTTGACGAAG GAAAAACCAAATGATGCTGATGCTTTTCGTTTGCTTGGAGAAGTTAAGTACGAACTTAAAGATTTTGATGGGAGTGTTGCTGCATATAAAAGTTCAGCAAAG GTATCTGAAGATATCAAATTTGATGTTCTGCGTGGCCTTACCAATTCATTACTTGCTGCTAAGAAGCCAGACGAG GCTGTTCAATTACTTTTGGACTGTCGTGACCGTCTGAGCTCAGAAGACTTAAGCAACAAAGCAGATAGCAGCCCAACAGACTCACAGAAGCTGGATCCAATTCAA GTTGAGTTACTTCTAGGGAAAGCTTATTCAGACTGGGGCCATGTTGGTGATGCTATAGCTGTCTACGATCAGCTCATATCTACGCATCCCGAAGACTTCCGTGGATACTTAGCTAAG GGAATCAtcctaaaagaaaacaaaaacattGGAGATGCAGAGAGAATGTTTATACAA GCGAGGTTCTTTGCATCTGATAAAGCTAAAGCACTTGTGGACCGTTATTCAAGATTATAG